From the genome of Amycolatopsis sp. NBC_01488, one region includes:
- a CDS encoding GntR family transcriptional regulator: protein MVKRAGGESLAVSVYHRLRLAILNGELAPGERVKPAELSAEFEVSLSVVREALGLLAAKDLVQVDRNRGFRVTPLSMQALTDLTEARVVNEGSALRLSVQRGGVTWESEVLAAHHRLAGQPMILPGPPMRRNEEWARAHLEFHHTLIKACGNVVLLDICTRLSDAAELYRAWSGPSGEKHHRDVAGEHQGLVDAALAHDADLAAARFEAHVNRTKEILMEASFSAEPAS from the coding sequence ATGGTGAAGAGAGCGGGTGGCGAGAGCCTGGCCGTGTCGGTGTACCACCGGCTGCGCTTGGCGATCCTCAACGGTGAACTGGCCCCGGGCGAGCGCGTCAAGCCCGCGGAGCTGAGCGCGGAGTTCGAGGTCAGCCTCAGTGTCGTGCGGGAGGCTCTCGGGTTGCTCGCCGCCAAGGATCTCGTCCAGGTCGACCGCAACCGCGGCTTCCGGGTGACGCCGTTGTCCATGCAGGCGCTGACGGACCTGACCGAAGCCCGCGTCGTCAACGAGGGCTCGGCGCTGCGGCTGTCGGTGCAACGTGGCGGCGTCACGTGGGAGTCGGAGGTGCTGGCCGCGCACCACCGGCTCGCCGGGCAGCCGATGATCCTCCCCGGGCCGCCGATGCGGCGCAACGAGGAGTGGGCCCGCGCGCACCTGGAGTTCCACCACACGCTGATCAAGGCGTGCGGCAACGTCGTGCTGCTCGACATCTGCACCCGCCTGTCCGACGCGGCCGAGCTCTACCGCGCCTGGTCCGGCCCCAGCGGCGAAAAGCACCACCGCGACGTCGCGGGCGAGCACCAGGGCCTGGTGGACGCCGCGCTGGCGCACGACGCCGACCTGGCCGCGGCGCGGTTCGAGGCGCACGTCAACCGCACCAAGGAGATCCTGATGGAGGCCAGCTTCAGCGCCGAGCCCGCGTCGTGA
- a CDS encoding fumarylacetoacetate hydrolase family protein: MRIANLAGRLVLLTGAGAVDVERASGQRFSADPHAVYARWEEFTTWAAGVPVTEAEAFDEAGLRAPSPTPAQVFGVGLNYRDHAAEAGLGLPDSPAVFTKFPSCLTGPSGDIALTGSTVDWEVELVAVIGREARNVSAEHGWDHVAGLTAGQDLSDRSVQLAGPAPQFSLGKSAPGFGPTGPWLVTPDEFADRDNLELSCAVNGESVQKGRTSDLIFSVPQLVARLSAILPLWPGDLIFTGTPAGVGMARSPQRFLTAGDELVTTIEGIGVLRHRFTEPS; this comes from the coding sequence ATGCGGATCGCCAACCTCGCCGGCCGGCTCGTCCTCCTCACCGGAGCCGGCGCCGTCGACGTCGAGCGCGCCAGCGGGCAGCGCTTCTCCGCCGACCCCCACGCCGTCTACGCCCGCTGGGAGGAGTTCACGACCTGGGCGGCCGGCGTGCCGGTCACCGAAGCCGAAGCGTTCGACGAGGCCGGCCTCCGGGCCCCCTCGCCCACCCCGGCCCAGGTCTTCGGCGTCGGCCTGAACTACCGCGACCACGCCGCGGAGGCCGGGCTCGGCCTGCCGGACTCCCCCGCCGTGTTCACCAAGTTCCCCAGCTGCCTCACCGGGCCGTCCGGCGACATCGCGCTCACCGGGTCCACAGTGGACTGGGAGGTCGAGCTGGTCGCCGTGATCGGCCGGGAGGCGCGGAACGTCTCCGCCGAGCACGGCTGGGACCACGTCGCGGGGCTGACCGCGGGCCAGGACCTCTCCGACCGGAGCGTCCAGCTGGCCGGCCCCGCCCCGCAGTTCAGCCTCGGCAAGTCGGCACCCGGGTTCGGGCCCACCGGCCCGTGGCTGGTCACCCCGGACGAGTTCGCCGACCGCGACAACCTCGAGCTGAGCTGTGCGGTCAACGGCGAGTCGGTGCAGAAGGGCCGCACCAGCGACCTGATCTTCTCCGTGCCCCAGCTCGTCGCGCGGCTGTCGGCGATCCTGCCGCTTTGGCCCGGCGACCTGATCTTCACCGGCACCCCCGCCGGCGTCGGCATGGCCCGGAGCCCGCAGCGGTTCCTGACCGCCGGGGACGAGCTGGTCACCACGATCGAGGGCATCGGCGTGCTGCGCCACCGGTTCACGGAGCCGTCATGA